TTACGATCGAACCGATGGTGAACCTTGGGCGCCCCGAGACAAAAATCTTGGCGGATGATTGGACAGCGGTCACACGCGACAAATCCCTGTCTGCGCAGTTTGAACATTCCATCGGCATCACGGCGACAGGCGCGGAAATCTTTACGCTTTCACCTGCGCATAAGTTCCACCCAACGTTCTAGCCAAGAATGAGGCGCTGGGCCGCCGCCATTGAATTGACGACGGTCGCGCCCACTTCGGCTAGATGCGCGTCTTGGCCTTCCGTGGCGAACCCGATGGTGTTTACTCCCGCGTTTATCCCCGCTTGGCACCCCGGAACTGAGTCATCAATCATGTACGATTTCTCAGGGTCCGCGCCCGTTTGTGCAATTGCATGCAGGATCATCGCGGGGTCGGGTTTCGCGGCATAGGTCTCGCGGCTAAGGATACACCCGTTTAGTCTGTCCCAAAGACCAGACGGCCCAAGGGACAGCCCCATGCGCTTCATCGTGCCATTTGAGGCTACATAAATCGGGACGCTTGCACCCTCGAGCGCCGTGATCAAATCCAGCACGCCTTCAAA
This Octadecabacter temperatus DNA region includes the following protein-coding sequences:
- a CDS encoding HAD family hydrolase; amino-acid sequence: MIPDLVVFDCDGVLVDTEGPMFEVFAKSITAHGLPVTPHQLASEFTGGTTPIMRDEAMRRGAKLPAGWVEDMNTLIHARIAQGVAVFEGVLDLITALEGASVPIYVASNGTMKRMGLSLGPSGLWDRLNGCILSRETYAAKPDPAMILHAIAQTGADPEKSYMIDDSVPGCQAGINAGVNTIGFATEGQDAHLAEVGATVVNSMAAAQRLILG